The Desulfohalovibrio reitneri genome contains a region encoding:
- a CDS encoding TetR/AcrR family transcriptional regulator, translating into MTGSKKTAPRRAGPRRPTRERIIRAAGELFAERGYLGATAREVAAKAGVNPASINYHFDGKEGLYDAVLAEARQGFAPSLREVREALPCDAPVWDRLEALVRYLVAELLSHDPSRWHFKLMVREMTFPSERLLLLLDQEMAPRAEIMSGLTGEILGLPPDHRLSRRAASMVIAYCLHLHQNRGVIARLFPQVPLTGQEVDGLVDDYLVYVRGGLKALAERVREEGEHDA; encoded by the coding sequence ATGACCGGCAGCAAAAAGACCGCCCCCCGTCGCGCCGGGCCGCGCCGCCCCACCAGGGAGCGCATCATCCGGGCCGCGGGGGAGCTGTTCGCCGAGCGCGGCTACCTGGGGGCCACCGCCCGCGAGGTGGCGGCCAAGGCCGGGGTCAACCCGGCCTCCATCAACTACCACTTCGACGGCAAGGAAGGGCTGTACGACGCGGTGCTGGCCGAGGCCCGGCAGGGCTTCGCCCCGTCCCTGCGGGAAGTGCGCGAGGCCCTGCCGTGCGACGCGCCCGTCTGGGATCGGCTGGAGGCGCTGGTGCGCTATCTGGTGGCAGAGCTGCTTTCCCACGACCCGTCCCGATGGCATTTCAAGCTCATGGTGCGGGAGATGACCTTCCCCTCGGAGCGGCTGCTCCTGCTGCTGGACCAGGAGATGGCCCCCCGCGCGGAGATCATGTCCGGACTTACCGGGGAGATTCTCGGTTTGCCGCCGGACCACCGCCTGTCCAGGCGGGCGGCCAGCATGGTCATCGCCTATTGCCTGCATCTGCACCAGAACCGAGGAGTCATCGCCAGGCTGTTTCCCCAGGTGCCCTTGACCGGTCAGGAGGTTGACGGCTTGGTGGACGACTATCTCGTGTACGTGCGCGGCGGCCTCAAGGCCTTGGCGGAGCGGGTGCGGGAAGAGGGAGAACATGATGCGTAA
- a CDS encoding ABC transporter permease — MALSVFRIRALVIKELLALVRDKRSRIVLIGPPLFQLVIFSFAATLEVENIVVAIHNRDRGQASTEIVQRMVGSPNISTVLFADNERELAGYINRQEALAGFSFQEDFTERLAQGRDAPIQAVLDGRRSNAAQIALGYVSTMVEEFARERAAVPGTARAPPGEAAAVEVVERNAFNANLENLWTTVTALVAILSMVLGLLVTSLSVARERELGTYNQILVSPLTPLEILAGKTVPAFIVAVAEGTIMVLAAIFVFQVPFRGSLLLLYGGLLAFLASIVGVGLFISSLCRTQQQAILGAFLFMVPAVILSGFATPIENMPWWLQDVTVANPVKYFLVIVKGVFLKDMSAAVVWANTWPMLCIAVVTMTVAWFFFSKGLEE, encoded by the coding sequence ATGGCCCTTTCCGTCTTCCGCATCCGCGCCCTGGTCATCAAGGAGCTGCTGGCGCTGGTGCGGGACAAGCGCTCCCGCATCGTGCTGATTGGCCCGCCGCTGTTCCAGCTGGTCATCTTCTCCTTCGCCGCCACCCTGGAAGTGGAGAACATCGTCGTGGCCATCCACAACCGCGACCGGGGCCAGGCCTCCACCGAGATCGTGCAGCGCATGGTGGGGTCGCCCAACATCTCCACCGTGCTCTTCGCGGACAACGAGCGGGAGCTGGCCGGGTACATCAACCGCCAGGAGGCCCTGGCCGGGTTCTCCTTTCAGGAGGATTTCACCGAACGGCTGGCCCAGGGGCGGGATGCCCCCATCCAGGCGGTGCTGGACGGCCGCCGCTCCAACGCCGCCCAGATCGCCCTGGGCTACGTCTCCACCATGGTGGAGGAGTTCGCCCGCGAGCGGGCGGCGGTGCCTGGCACGGCGCGCGCCCCGCCCGGGGAGGCCGCCGCCGTGGAGGTGGTGGAGCGCAACGCATTCAACGCCAACCTGGAGAACCTGTGGACCACGGTCACGGCCCTGGTGGCCATCCTGTCCATGGTCCTGGGGTTGCTTGTCACCTCGCTTTCCGTGGCCCGCGAGCGGGAACTGGGCACCTACAACCAGATCCTGGTCTCGCCCCTGACCCCGCTGGAGATTCTGGCGGGCAAGACCGTCCCGGCCTTCATCGTGGCCGTGGCCGAGGGCACCATCATGGTGCTGGCGGCCATCTTTGTCTTCCAGGTGCCGTTCCGGGGCTCGCTCCTGCTCCTGTACGGCGGGCTGCTGGCCTTCCTGGCCTCCATCGTGGGGGTGGGGCTGTTCATCTCCTCGCTGTGCCGCACCCAGCAGCAGGCCATCCTGGGAGCCTTTTTGTTCATGGTCCCGGCGGTCATCCTCTCCGGCTTCGCCACACCCATCGAAAACATGCCCTGGTGGCTGCAGGACGTCACCGTGGCCAACCCGGTCAAGTACTTCCTGGTCATCGTCAAGGGCGTCTTCCTCAAGGACATGAGCGCGGCCGTGGTCTGGGCCAACACCTGGCCCATGCTCTGCATCGCCGTGGTCACCATGACCGTGGCCTGGTTCTTCTTCTCCAAGGGATTGGAGGAGTAG
- a CDS encoding ABC transporter permease, which produces MNPRRVSALCAKEARQIVRDPSSVLIAFVLPALLMFLYGYGVSLDMENLRVGIVLEDTAPPARDLARTISASAYFEADVAPTRQAFAGDLESGKLRGLVVIPQDFSARLAEGRAEIQTVADGSEPNTANFVRVYTEGAVQTWLELRRARAERAETGGPVMEQRMWFNEEVRSRNFLIPGSIAIILTLIGTLLTALVVAREWERGTMEALMATPVTIGEILAGKLLPYLGLGLGSTGVSYVLARVVFDVPYRGSLLVLGLVAAVFLAAALGVGLLISTLARNQFVASQMALLTAFLPAFLLSGFLFEISSMPPAIRLLTHIVPARYLVPCLQTVFLAGDVWPLLLPNLGSMLLMAAILFTITWRKSAKKLD; this is translated from the coding sequence GTGAATCCCCGCCGCGTGTCCGCCCTGTGCGCCAAGGAGGCGCGCCAGATCGTGCGCGACCCCTCCTCGGTGCTCATCGCCTTCGTGCTGCCCGCGCTGCTCATGTTCCTCTACGGCTACGGCGTCTCCCTGGACATGGAGAACCTGCGGGTGGGCATCGTGCTGGAGGACACCGCGCCCCCGGCCCGCGACCTGGCCCGCACCATCTCCGCCTCGGCCTATTTCGAGGCGGACGTGGCCCCGACCCGCCAAGCCTTCGCGGGCGACCTGGAGTCGGGGAAGCTGCGCGGGCTGGTGGTCATCCCCCAGGACTTCTCCGCTCGGCTGGCCGAGGGGCGGGCGGAAATCCAGACCGTGGCCGACGGCAGCGAACCCAACACAGCCAACTTCGTGCGCGTGTACACCGAAGGCGCGGTGCAAACCTGGCTGGAGCTGCGCCGAGCGCGGGCGGAGCGGGCGGAAACGGGGGGGCCGGTCATGGAGCAGCGCATGTGGTTCAACGAGGAGGTCCGCTCGCGCAACTTCCTCATCCCAGGTTCCATCGCCATCATCCTGACCCTCATCGGCACCCTGCTCACCGCCCTGGTGGTGGCCAGGGAGTGGGAGCGGGGCACCATGGAGGCGCTCATGGCCACGCCAGTGACCATCGGGGAAATCCTGGCGGGCAAGCTGCTGCCCTATCTGGGGCTGGGGCTGGGCTCCACCGGGGTCAGCTACGTGCTGGCGCGTGTGGTCTTCGACGTGCCCTACCGGGGCAGCCTGCTGGTCCTGGGGCTGGTGGCGGCGGTCTTTCTGGCCGCGGCCTTGGGGGTGGGGCTGCTCATCTCCACCCTGGCCCGCAACCAGTTCGTGGCCTCGCAAATGGCCCTTCTGACCGCCTTCCTGCCCGCCTTCCTGTTGTCCGGCTTCCTGTTCGAGATTTCCTCCATGCCCCCGGCCATCCGGCTGCTGACCCACATCGTCCCGGCGCGCTATCTGGTGCCCTGTCTGCAGACCGTCTTTCTGGCCGGGGACGTCTGGCCGCTGCTGCTGCCCAACCTGGGCTCCATGCTGCTCATGGCGGCCATCCTTTTCACCATAACCTGGCGCAAGAGCGCCAAGAAGCTGGACTAG
- the ldhH gene encoding L-lactate dehydrogenase (quinone) large subunit LdhH: MQKAHDLKEYREEVGQALDNEFLRKAMDNFARAYPQGRAKAFAGMDAAALIAEIAEAKDESVSHMEELYQEFKKNAEAAGVKVHRARTAAEANEIIADIAREENCKNIVKSKSMTAEETLLNHHLEAEGLQVTETDLGEWIIQLRHEGPTHMVMPAIHLSRDQVAGLFSQVTGSNQPNEVEKLVKVARRELRQRYVDADMGISGANFCLADSGAIGLVTNEGNARLVTTLPRVHVALAGLEKLTPSLHDALRVLKALPRNATGQAITSYVTWIKGQSECKAAEDNKKSYHIVFLDNGRTAMSKDPLFKEVLRCIRCGACANVCPVYRMVGGHQYGHIYIGAIGLILTYFFHGRDKAKNLVKNCINCQACKAVCAAGIDLPRMIKEVLARIQDEEGHELESRLLSKAMSNRRFFHGLLRSARYAQKMFGTKTSADHKGKYQRHLPMLLSKEHGFREIPKLADTPFRDKFPKLREKVEHPRYVVGLFGGCAEDFLYPEHLESGMETFKGQRVDVRYPMSQTCCGLPLMMMGETTTERDVAKQNIRAFDPAELDYIICHCPSCASHLKGYPNLFKNDPEWHLLAQRFADKVIDYSSFVQEELEMGKEHFEQGGPRAAYHSPCHLCRGMGVHEAPRKLLGTGGYDYVEMKEEEVCCGFGGTYSVKFPRISSQILKTKLDHIEESGADLLVTDCPGCVMQIRGGLDKRGSKVKVRHMSEALAERKKPGGGHP; this comes from the coding sequence ATGCAGAAAGCACACGACCTGAAGGAATACAGGGAAGAGGTCGGCCAGGCGCTGGACAACGAGTTCCTGCGCAAGGCCATGGACAACTTCGCCCGCGCCTACCCCCAGGGGCGGGCCAAGGCCTTCGCCGGCATGGACGCGGCCGCGCTCATCGCCGAGATCGCCGAGGCCAAGGACGAGTCCGTCAGCCACATGGAGGAGCTCTACCAGGAGTTCAAGAAGAACGCCGAGGCAGCCGGGGTGAAGGTGCACCGCGCCCGCACCGCCGCCGAGGCCAACGAGATCATCGCGGACATCGCCCGCGAGGAGAACTGCAAAAACATCGTCAAGTCCAAGTCCATGACCGCCGAGGAGACGCTCCTCAACCACCACCTGGAGGCCGAAGGCCTGCAGGTCACGGAGACGGACCTGGGCGAGTGGATCATCCAGCTTCGCCACGAGGGCCCGACCCACATGGTCATGCCCGCCATCCACCTCTCCCGCGACCAGGTGGCCGGACTGTTCAGCCAGGTCACCGGCTCCAACCAGCCCAACGAGGTCGAGAAGCTGGTCAAGGTGGCCCGGCGCGAGCTGCGCCAGCGCTACGTTGACGCGGACATGGGCATTTCCGGGGCCAACTTCTGCCTGGCCGACAGCGGCGCCATCGGCCTGGTGACCAACGAGGGCAACGCCCGCCTGGTGACCACCCTGCCGCGCGTGCACGTGGCCCTGGCCGGGCTGGAGAAACTGACCCCGAGCCTGCACGACGCCCTGCGGGTGCTCAAGGCCCTGCCGCGCAACGCCACCGGCCAGGCCATCACCTCCTACGTCACCTGGATCAAGGGCCAGAGCGAGTGCAAGGCGGCGGAGGACAACAAGAAGTCCTACCACATCGTCTTCCTGGACAACGGCCGCACCGCCATGTCCAAGGACCCCCTGTTCAAGGAAGTCCTGCGCTGCATCCGCTGCGGCGCCTGCGCCAACGTCTGCCCGGTCTACCGCATGGTGGGCGGGCACCAGTACGGCCACATCTATATCGGGGCCATCGGCCTCATCCTGACCTACTTCTTCCACGGCCGGGACAAGGCCAAGAACCTGGTCAAGAACTGCATCAACTGCCAGGCCTGCAAGGCGGTCTGCGCCGCGGGCATCGACCTGCCGCGCATGATCAAGGAAGTGCTGGCCCGCATCCAGGACGAGGAGGGGCACGAGCTGGAATCCCGCCTGCTGTCCAAGGCCATGTCCAACCGCCGCTTCTTCCACGGCCTGCTGCGCAGCGCGCGCTACGCCCAGAAGATGTTCGGCACCAAGACCTCGGCCGACCACAAGGGCAAGTACCAGCGCCACCTGCCCATGCTGCTCTCCAAGGAGCACGGCTTCCGCGAGATTCCCAAGCTGGCGGACACCCCCTTCCGCGACAAGTTCCCCAAGCTGCGAGAGAAGGTGGAGCATCCCCGCTACGTGGTGGGGCTCTTCGGCGGCTGCGCCGAGGACTTCCTGTACCCCGAGCACCTGGAATCGGGCATGGAGACCTTCAAGGGGCAACGGGTGGACGTGCGCTACCCCATGTCCCAGACTTGCTGCGGCCTGCCCCTGATGATGATGGGCGAGACCACCACCGAGCGGGACGTGGCCAAGCAGAACATCCGCGCCTTCGATCCGGCGGAGCTGGACTACATCATCTGCCACTGCCCCTCCTGCGCCTCGCACCTCAAGGGCTACCCGAACCTGTTCAAGAACGATCCGGAGTGGCACCTGCTGGCCCAGCGCTTCGCTGACAAGGTCATCGACTACTCCTCCTTCGTCCAGGAAGAGCTTGAAATGGGCAAGGAGCACTTCGAGCAGGGCGGGCCCCGCGCCGCCTACCACTCCCCCTGCCACCTCTGCCGTGGCATGGGCGTGCACGAGGCCCCGCGCAAGCTGCTGGGCACCGGCGGCTACGACTACGTGGAGATGAAGGAAGAGGAAGTCTGTTGCGGCTTCGGCGGCACCTACTCGGTGAAGTTCCCCCGCATCTCCTCGCAGATCCTTAAGACCAAGCTGGACCACATCGAGGAGTCCGGGGCCGACCTGCTGGTCACCGACTGCCCGGGCTGCGTCATGCAGATCCGCGGCGGCCTGGACAAGCGCGGCTCCAAGGTCAAGGTCCGTCACATGTCCGAGGCCCTGGCCGAACGCAAGAAGCCCGGCGGCGGGCACCCGTAA
- a CDS encoding LytR/AlgR family response regulator transcription factor yields MDKLRILLLHPDCRVRAELRRHLDTQDFLRVVGEAVTAFEAMELIDAVGYGAVFLGFDLPGGVSGQEMAQMISSRKQRPALVFVAEDESLAYKAFEMEALDYLCWPCPPERLDKTVSRLRQARSVLAEASAPSAPQAWDESDDEEGGLVKLPLEEEEEDQFLDALRQAWDYRGRGPEIEKLPITLEGKMVLVPFDEIVFIEAYEDYSYVHTASQKFLTSYRLKNLEDRLRPHRFFRVHRKFLVNLDMVTEIASLPGSNFMLRTAGSGKTRIELPVSRRRIADLKQILGL; encoded by the coding sequence ATGGACAAGCTGCGCATCCTCCTCCTCCACCCCGACTGCCGGGTCCGCGCCGAACTCAGGCGCCATCTGGACACCCAGGACTTCCTGCGCGTGGTGGGCGAGGCGGTGACGGCCTTCGAGGCCATGGAGCTCATTGACGCCGTGGGCTACGGCGCGGTTTTCCTGGGCTTCGACCTGCCCGGCGGGGTCAGCGGGCAGGAGATGGCCCAGATGATCTCCTCCCGCAAGCAGCGTCCCGCCCTGGTCTTTGTGGCCGAGGACGAGTCCCTGGCCTACAAGGCCTTCGAGATGGAGGCCCTGGACTACCTCTGCTGGCCCTGTCCGCCGGAGCGGCTGGACAAGACGGTCTCCCGGCTGCGCCAGGCCCGCTCGGTGCTGGCCGAGGCCTCCGCCCCATCCGCGCCCCAGGCCTGGGACGAGTCGGACGACGAGGAGGGGGGGCTGGTCAAGCTGCCCCTGGAGGAAGAGGAGGAGGACCAGTTCCTGGACGCCCTGCGCCAGGCCTGGGACTACCGGGGGCGCGGGCCGGAGATCGAGAAGCTGCCCATCACCCTGGAAGGCAAGATGGTCCTGGTGCCCTTCGACGAGATCGTCTTCATCGAGGCCTACGAAGACTATTCCTACGTGCACACCGCCTCCCAGAAGTTTTTGACTTCCTACCGGCTGAAGAATCTGGAGGACAGGCTGCGGCCGCACCGATTCTTCCGCGTGCACCGCAAGTTCCTGGTCAACCTGGACATGGTCACGGAAATCGCCTCCCTGCCAGGGTCGAACTTCATGCTCCGCACGGCCGGGTCGGGCAAGACGCGCATCGAGCTGCCCGTCTCTCGCCGCCGCATCGCCGATCTGAAGCAGATTCTGGGGTTGTGA
- a CDS encoding ATP-binding cassette domain-containing protein yields the protein MSAASRVSEGRPVAEVRGLVKRFSAKGPPALDDIDLTVSAGTMTGLAGPDGAGKTTLIRCLAGLLTPQEGEALVNGLHVIKRQEEVHKVISYMPQQFGLYEDLSVLENLRLQADLRGVTGEERDKTFPRLLDFTGLEPFTGRLAGRLSGGMKQKLGLACALLAKPDLLLLDEPSVGVDPVSRRDLWQMVRELAGEGMAVVWSTAYLDEAERCGQVLVLQDGRPLYLGDPAELTARVRDRVFRLTGVPASQRRSVLAEAMARDDVVDGVIQGRAIRLVMAEEAEPPESGNLGAESGQAEAVKPRFEDAFVDALGGGASGRSPLAETVQERRGGDEAIIVASDLTRRFGDFTAASKVTFQVAPGEVFGLLGPNGAGKSTTFKMLCGLLPPTEGEARVAGWDLAASPSKARARIGYMAQKFSLYGVMTCAQNLDFFSRVYGLRGKVRRKAVGQMADIFALGPMLNRPAGALPLGFKQRLALACCLMHRPDALFLDEPTSGVDPITRREFWSHINAMAEKGVAVMVTTHFLDEAEYCDRVGLMYRGEVIALGSPAELKDQAADEDNPDPTLEDAFIHHIRRVEAEHDTKEAA from the coding sequence ATGAGCGCCGCCTCCCGGGTGTCCGAAGGCCGCCCCGTGGCCGAGGTGCGGGGGCTGGTCAAGCGGTTCTCGGCCAAGGGGCCGCCCGCCCTGGACGACATTGACCTGACCGTGTCCGCCGGGACCATGACCGGGTTGGCCGGGCCGGACGGCGCGGGCAAGACCACCCTCATCCGCTGCCTGGCCGGGCTGCTCACCCCGCAGGAGGGGGAGGCGCTGGTTAACGGTCTGCACGTCATCAAGCGACAGGAGGAGGTGCACAAGGTCATCTCCTACATGCCGCAGCAATTCGGGCTGTACGAGGACTTGAGCGTGCTGGAGAACCTGCGCCTGCAGGCGGACCTGCGCGGCGTCACCGGGGAGGAGCGGGACAAGACCTTCCCCCGCCTGCTGGACTTCACCGGGCTGGAGCCCTTCACCGGCAGGCTGGCGGGACGGCTGTCCGGCGGTATGAAGCAGAAGCTGGGGCTGGCCTGCGCCCTGCTGGCCAAGCCGGATCTGCTGCTTTTGGACGAGCCCAGCGTGGGCGTGGACCCGGTTTCCCGCCGCGACCTGTGGCAAATGGTGCGGGAGCTGGCCGGGGAGGGCATGGCTGTGGTCTGGTCCACAGCCTACCTGGACGAGGCGGAACGGTGCGGCCAGGTGCTGGTTCTTCAGGATGGCCGCCCCCTGTATCTGGGAGACCCGGCGGAACTGACGGCCAGGGTGCGCGACCGCGTTTTCCGCCTCACCGGCGTGCCCGCCTCGCAGCGGCGGAGCGTGCTGGCCGAGGCCATGGCCCGCGACGACGTGGTGGACGGGGTCATCCAGGGGCGGGCAATCCGCCTGGTCATGGCCGAGGAGGCCGAGCCGCCCGAGTCCGGCAACCTGGGCGCGGAGTCCGGCCAGGCCGAGGCGGTGAAGCCGCGCTTCGAGGACGCCTTTGTGGACGCCCTGGGCGGCGGGGCATCCGGCCGCTCACCCCTGGCCGAGACCGTGCAGGAGCGCCGGGGAGGCGACGAGGCAATCATTGTGGCCAGCGACCTCACCCGGCGCTTCGGCGATTTCACCGCGGCCAGCAAGGTGACATTCCAAGTGGCTCCCGGGGAGGTGTTCGGCCTGCTGGGTCCCAACGGCGCGGGCAAGTCCACCACCTTCAAGATGCTCTGCGGGCTGCTGCCGCCCACCGAGGGCGAAGCCCGCGTGGCGGGCTGGGACCTGGCGGCCTCGCCCAGCAAGGCGCGGGCGCGCATCGGTTACATGGCCCAGAAGTTCTCCCTGTACGGGGTCATGACCTGCGCCCAGAACCTCGATTTCTTCTCCCGCGTCTACGGCTTGCGCGGCAAGGTCCGGCGGAAGGCGGTGGGGCAAATGGCCGACATCTTCGCCCTGGGCCCCATGCTGAACCGCCCGGCCGGGGCGCTGCCCCTGGGCTTCAAGCAGCGGCTGGCCCTGGCCTGCTGCCTCATGCATCGGCCCGACGCCCTCTTTCTGGACGAGCCCACCTCCGGGGTGGACCCCATCACCCGCCGCGAGTTCTGGAGCCATATCAATGCCATGGCCGAGAAGGGCGTGGCGGTCATGGTGACAACGCACTTTCTGGACGAGGCCGAGTACTGCGACCGGGTGGGGCTGATGTACCGGGGCGAGGTCATCGCCCTGGGCTCCCCGGCCGAACTCAAGGACCAGGCGGCGGACGAGGACAATCCCGACCCCACCCTGGAGGACGCCTTCATCCACCACATCCGCCGGGTGGAGGCGGAGCATGATACGAAGGAGGCCGCGTGA
- a CDS encoding sulfotransferase family 2 domain-containing protein — protein MPLRDALCTESASRPAGGKMDRTLFFLHIPKTAGTTLTSVLRANFPPQAILSAYDHDALRRVDELDDQAAARLRLIQGHVFVADFERFFSRPVLAFTMLRDPVARVVSEYEFLRSWPEHHLYEYLNRQDVGLAEYVSSCRPELKWRGKNLMTRSLCGAVPPDCPGEEMLARATANLDRFHVAGVTELFDESLLLLRRAAGLGNILYERRNRRAAPRRPEDLTQAEREAVLAHNQLDQALYAHARRRLLRETAALGGTFTGELWAFRALNTRYQSICDKVLAKSGVERRAKGYTLA, from the coding sequence ATGCCCCTGCGGGACGCGCTTTGCACGGAATCTGCATCCCGCCCGGCTGGAGGCAAAATGGACCGCACCCTCTTTTTCCTGCACATTCCCAAGACCGCCGGGACGACCCTCACCAGCGTGCTGCGGGCCAATTTCCCGCCACAGGCAATCCTCTCCGCCTACGACCACGACGCCCTGCGGCGGGTGGACGAGCTGGACGATCAGGCGGCGGCGCGGCTGCGGCTCATCCAGGGGCACGTTTTCGTGGCCGACTTCGAGCGGTTCTTCTCCCGGCCCGTGCTGGCCTTCACCATGCTACGCGACCCCGTGGCCCGGGTGGTTTCGGAGTACGAGTTTTTGCGCTCCTGGCCGGAGCACCACCTGTACGAGTACCTCAACCGCCAAGACGTGGGGCTGGCGGAGTACGTCTCCAGCTGCAGGCCGGAACTCAAGTGGCGCGGCAAGAATCTTATGACCCGCAGCCTGTGCGGGGCCGTGCCGCCGGACTGCCCGGGGGAGGAGATGCTGGCCCGGGCCACGGCCAACCTGGACCGTTTCCACGTGGCGGGGGTGACGGAGCTGTTCGACGAGTCGCTGTTGCTGCTGCGCCGGGCTGCCGGGCTGGGCAACATCCTCTATGAACGGCGCAACCGCCGCGCCGCCCCCCGCCGGCCGGAGGACTTGACTCAGGCGGAGCGCGAAGCGGTCCTGGCGCACAACCAGCTGGACCAAGCTCTTTACGCCCACGCCCGCCGCCGCCTGCTGCGGGAGACCGCCGCCCTGGGCGGTACTTTCACCGGCGAACTGTGGGCCTTCCGTGCCCTCAACACCCGCTACCAGTCCATCTGCGACAAGGTGCTGGCCAAAAGCGGGGTGGAGCGGCGGGCCAAGGGCTACACCCTGGCCTGA
- a CDS encoding LutC/YkgG family protein gives MSTQDKDEMLRTFTAKAEAVSCVVEEVPSMAKAFDYVVDLCGKKEACKLLISGCEEALSKKAEGLCETKQAKLVAAPNLNKKDFGSLKKKCNDNGFVCIDEGMRDHLAGTDIGVALCQGGIADTGTVILDSDSEETRLATMISEIFVAVVPKSKLFANTYEAEDVVSKLIGKDPSYTAFITGASRTADIERVLALGVHGPLEMHVLLLDK, from the coding sequence ATGAGCACACAAGACAAGGACGAGATGCTGCGGACCTTTACCGCCAAGGCGGAAGCGGTCTCCTGCGTGGTGGAGGAAGTTCCCTCCATGGCCAAGGCATTCGACTACGTGGTCGATCTGTGCGGCAAGAAGGAAGCCTGCAAGCTTCTGATCTCCGGCTGCGAGGAGGCCCTGTCCAAGAAGGCCGAGGGGCTGTGCGAGACCAAGCAAGCCAAGCTGGTGGCCGCCCCCAACCTGAACAAGAAGGACTTCGGCTCCCTCAAGAAGAAGTGCAACGACAACGGCTTCGTCTGCATCGACGAGGGAATGCGCGACCACCTTGCGGGCACAGACATCGGCGTGGCCCTGTGCCAGGGCGGCATCGCCGACACCGGCACGGTCATCCTCGACTCCGACTCCGAGGAGACCCGCCTGGCCACCATGATCTCCGAGATCTTCGTGGCCGTGGTGCCCAAGAGCAAGCTGTTCGCCAACACCTACGAGGCGGAAGATGTGGTGTCCAAGCTCATCGGCAAGGACCCGTCCTACACCGCCTTCATCACCGGCGCGTCCCGCACGGCGGACATCGAGCGGGTGCTGGCCCTCGGCGTGCACGGCCCGCTGGAGATGCACGTCCTGCTCCTGGACAAGTAG
- the hlyD gene encoding secretion protein HlyD, whose protein sequence is MRKPLVILLVLALAGAGVWWFKLRPAPEENGRLTLYGNVDIRQVELGFRVSGRVAEMRFEEGGHVEAGQLLARLDDQPYLDKVRLEQARLDAQRAVVDKFRSGSRPEEVQRARAKVEELESAFRNASRVYERRKKLFAERVISEQNFDDALTRMQEANKRLRQAREELRLLRKGFRDEDVRAQEAEMEVAEARLASARTDLEDTVLYAPSRGIILTRVREPGAVVASGQPVYALTFDSPVWVRAWVAEPDLGRVYPGQKARVFTDSRPDEPYVGHVGFISPRAEFTPKTVQTTRLRTELVYRLRVVVDNPDRGLRQGMPVTVKLETPPPGEVRQSAGNATRKNGGDAG, encoded by the coding sequence ATGCGTAAGCCGCTTGTGATTTTACTTGTGCTCGCCCTGGCCGGGGCCGGGGTGTGGTGGTTCAAGCTGCGTCCGGCCCCGGAGGAAAACGGCCGCCTGACCCTGTACGGCAATGTGGACATCCGCCAGGTGGAGCTTGGCTTCCGCGTTTCCGGCCGGGTGGCGGAGATGCGCTTCGAGGAGGGCGGCCACGTGGAGGCCGGGCAGCTGCTGGCCCGCCTGGACGACCAGCCCTACCTGGACAAGGTGCGGCTGGAGCAGGCCAGGCTCGACGCCCAACGGGCCGTGGTGGACAAGTTCCGCTCCGGCTCCAGGCCGGAGGAGGTGCAGCGCGCCCGGGCCAAGGTGGAGGAGCTGGAGAGCGCCTTCCGCAACGCCTCCCGCGTGTACGAGCGGCGCAAGAAGCTGTTCGCCGAGCGGGTCATCTCCGAGCAGAACTTCGACGACGCTCTGACCCGCATGCAGGAGGCCAACAAGCGGCTGCGACAGGCCCGCGAGGAACTGCGCCTGCTGCGCAAGGGCTTCCGCGACGAGGACGTGCGCGCCCAGGAGGCGGAGATGGAAGTGGCCGAGGCGCGGCTGGCTTCCGCCCGCACCGACCTGGAGGACACCGTACTCTACGCGCCCTCGAGGGGCATCATCCTCACCCGCGTGCGCGAGCCCGGCGCGGTTGTGGCCTCGGGCCAGCCGGTCTACGCCCTGACCTTCGATTCCCCGGTGTGGGTGCGGGCCTGGGTGGCCGAGCCGGACCTTGGCCGGGTGTATCCCGGCCAGAAGGCGCGGGTTTTCACCGATTCCCGGCCGGATGAGCCCTATGTCGGCCACGTGGGCTTCATTTCCCCCCGGGCGGAGTTCACCCCCAAGACGGTGCAGACCACCCGGCTGCGCACGGAGCTGGTCTACCGGCTGCGCGTGGTGGTGGACAACCCGGACCGGGGGCTGCGCCAGGGCATGCCCGTGACCGTGAAGCTGGAAACGCCGCCGCCGGGCGAGGTGCGCCAGAGCGCGGGCAACGCCACCCGGAAGAATGGCGGAGATGCCGGATGA